The following is a genomic window from Malus sylvestris chromosome 7, drMalSylv7.2, whole genome shotgun sequence.
ccaccgccaccgccacgTCCACTTCCTCCACGTGTTATGAGCTCAAGTGCGAGAGCTCCAACCCTGACAGGGATAAGCAGGTTCTGGAAAACTTGTTAGAAGAGAACGGGATTAGGTTTCGATACTCGGAGGTCTCCAAGTTTGCAATTTTTCGGTCCGGGAAGTTACAGGTCAACACCAGCAACTTATGCTAGCTCAGCAAAAGATGACATCTGACTGGAAAATCAGTAAAGGTAAAGCAAGTTCTTTAAACACACAGTTGGAAAGTGGTCCCGCGACCACAATGATAAAGGAATTCAGACATCTAATGATGCCAAGCTGTTGCCATCCCACTACAAGGTCCCAGCATCTCCTTGTGTTAGTGCCTTGGGATGTTGGATTGACAAGACATCGAGCACCGGTATTCCTAAAAAAAGCAATCCTCCAAGAAAGCGAAAGCAAAAGataaagcaaaagagaaagcaaaagcaaggaataaacaccccaccaaaatgatgtgatttacttttcttgtttttgtatgatgtgatttatttttcttatctttcggagacatctgtataaaccccatcagaaggtaaaaaaaaaaacaaaaaaacaaaaacggcaaagcccaaaataaatggactggaatgttatgtgaagggcgaaggcccataagcccaaaatagcaccaaccagatgaccaaaagtacgtccagtactacaaaaaaattattcggcaccttaccactattatcaccaaccaggtgaccaaaagtacacccagtactacaaaaaattattcggtacCCCGCCACTATTAttgccaaccaggtgatcaaaagtacgcccaatactccaaattatttggcagcccaccgctattatcgccaaccaggtgatcaaaagtatgtctaGTATtccaaattattcggcagcctgccgctattatcaccatcCATGTAATCAAAAgcacgcccagtacttcaaattatacatgagcattactcatgtcaatcatacataaacattcatgagcattactcatatcaatcatacataaacattcatgagcatcactcatgtcaacattcatgagtatcactcatgtcaaaatccatgagcatcactcatgtcaacatccatgagcatcactcatgtcaacatccatgagcatcactcatatcaatcaacataaacattcatgagcatcactcatgtcaatcagcttcaaaagcttcatttacaaaagctctagcttcaaaagcttcatttacagagctctagaaagcttcatttataaaagctatagcttcaaaagcttcatttacagagctctaggttcaaaagcttcatttacaaaagctctagcttcaaaagcttcatttacagagctccagctttaaagcttcacttgtaaagcttcacctacaaagcttcagtgcagggtatacaaataccacctctgAACAACCGtcacttcagcccatacatggattcaatttgaagtctccagccaacagactctattgaccgaagacttgggggactacattatgtaccatatattgggcctcataaaaaatatttgggagacttagcccattatttatgtattgaggagcgaacccttattttattaaagggactccctcaccatcattagagaacatcaactctagcccattattcatgtattgaggagcgagcccttattctataaaagggactccctcaccatcattagagagcatcgttgtctgctgagcaactgcctcgccgcaagcatcaactctagcccatcatttatgtattgaagagggagcccttattctataaaagggactccatcaccttcaacaccacaagccgagccaatcaaggcaacataagccacaagcagagcagcctcacaacaagtgctacttctagttgagcatcattacagattgagcaccgcctcatatcgagtatcaattcaagacgacatctagttacttcggcccatacatggactgaatttcaagtctccagccaaaagactaggtgatcaaaagtacgtccagtacttcaaaattatacatgagcatcactcatgtcattcatacataaacattcatgagcatcactcatgacaatcatacataaacattcatgaccatcattcatgtcaacattcataagcatcactcatgtcaacattcatgagcatcactcatgtcaacatccgtgagcatcactcatgtcaatcaacataaacattcatgagcatcactcatgtcaatctagcttcaaaagcttcatttacagagctctagctacaaaagcttcagttacagagctctagcttcaaagcttcatttgcaaagctttacctacagagcttcagtgcagggtatacaaatactgcctccgaacaaccaccatTTTGGCCCATACATGAATTGAacttgaagtctccagccaacagcctctattgactgaagacttaggggactacattatgtaccatatattgggcctcatgaaaaatatttaggggacttagcccattatttatgtattgaggagcgagcccttattttataaaagggactccctcaccatcattagagaacatcaactctagcccattattcatgtattgaggagcgagcccttattctataaaagggactcccttactatcattagagagcatcgccgcctgctgagcaaccgcctcgccgcgagcatcaactctaacccatcatttatgtattgaagagcgagcccttattctataaaagggactccctcaccttcaacaccacaagccgagccaatcaaggcaacataagccacaagcagagcagcctcgcaacatgtgctacttctagttgagcatcattacagattgagcaccgcctcatatcgagtatcaattcaagacgacatctagttacttcggcccacacatagactgaatttcaagtctccagccaaaagactctattgactgaagacttgagggactactgtttgtaccatacctagggcctctgtatttagacctcgtataaatactcgggggactcaaatgtaattatgtaataaaggaaagggcaaatatgtaataagtgaggagttcttattctataaaaagacccctcactctcctcattaggaaaggccaattcctaggccataAGCCTCAcctcccctctcatattcagagcaaagCTCTCCCCTTCTCAATCCCCTCACaaacaaagaaatacaataatcagagtggacgtagcccaaacattagggtgaaccacaatacatcttgtgttatttacttattttgcagattcacggttggatttacgttgttccaagacctccagttttgtgcatcaacaactctaataggtaattaactactaataggaatataagagatattcctagatccactagaatttacacaatcacattcatattctaaaAATGACTTCAACACTCCCCcatgagtgtgtaaatacttaaacaaacatcaCCTCTAATCTTTAAtagataaggtagaatagttgatgaagtcggcGGCACAACAGGCGAAtacgagtctcaaatttaagaaagtatgcattggtagtcaaactcacaaaacctcgctatggtaaaacccaaagtgggagaaaaacccataaactaaggagaaaagtgagaagtatgcataatgtttaaaacaaacatcaaacaagaggaaagtagtgaactcaacgaAGTATGATTATCCCAGGATGGGTGTctcatcaaaacctcgttagctagcaaaaacccaatggaaaaaatgcttctaatcgtaggaaaaagagtacattaagatcaagtgaatatgcttctggatactccttatgagttagacataacttccaaataagagaactacaagccaTTCAATTCAGATAATTTACGTATACCGATTCCTTagacgagcttctgaaaagtagacttgggcaatgacttggtgaagagattaGCCAGGTTATCCTGGGAacagatttgcttgacttcattGTTCTGATGCTGTTGAGAATAAAAGAATTTTGGCGTTATgtgtttggtgttgtctcccttaatgtatatcttctttaactgctcgatacatgctgcattgtcttcaaagatcgttgtaggaaggtcaacgacagaaataagaccactagtgcttcgaatatgtttCATAActactctcaaccaaaagcactcaTGCGATGCTTCATACAAGGTGAGAATCTCAGTATGGTTCGATGAAatcgcaactagcgtttgcttggtaaacctccaagatatagcggtgtctccaacggtgaagacataacccgtttgagaacgtgccCTATTTAGGTCAGACAGATATCCAACATCTGCGTAACCAAAAAAGCAAGAATCAACTCGAGAACCAAGGGGGGCGGCATGTCATTTTGAGGATTCATGGGTGTAGAACAAGCTTATATTCGTAGTACTCTTGAGGTAGCGAAATATGTCTATAACACTATTCCAGTATCTGTGCGTAGGTTCGTTGTTGTATCTAGCGAAAAGATTAACAGTGAAGGAGATGTCAAGTCTAatgcattgagccaagtacaataaagccccaattgcacttaggtatggaacttcaggctccaaaatctcttcctcatcctccttggGATGGAATAGATGTCGTTTAGCATCTTAAGTCcaaacgaccataggagtaatcgaaggcttcgctttatcctcattaaaacgtcacaccaccttctgggtgtagttcgattgatttAATAGGAtttcatccgaacaatgctcgattTCCAAGCCGAGGCAAtattgagttttcccaagatctttcatctcaaattctgatttcAAGAACgtagcaatttcctcaagctttgCAGGAGTTCCAATGAGATTCATGTCGTCAACATAAACTGCAAATattgcaaatccggaatgtgacttcttactGAACAGGCATGGGCATAATTCGTTGTTCACGTAACCCTGACtcgtcaaatattcactcaaacAGTTATACCACATATGCCAAAATTGTTTCAATCCGCAGAGTTATCTCCCCAGTCTAATAGAGAGAGTGTTCTGTGGTCtaaaactatttgaaccagtcaatagAAGTCCTTCTAgaactttcatgtatatttctGTATCTAGATCCTCATAGAGATATGCGGTTACCATATCCATAagttgcatattcagttttttagaaactaccaaactgattaggtagAGGAACATTATGGCAtccattacgggggaatacatctcctcgtaatcaatctcAGGACGTTGAGAGAAGTCTTGCGCtacgaggcgtgctttgtatcacactatttcattcttcacATTACGCTTCTTCACGAAAGCCCACTTGTAACCCACAAGTTTCACATGTGGTTGAGTAGGAGTTACAGacccaaacaccttacgtttcgcaagcgaatcaagtttgacttggattgcttgtttctagtttgaccaatTCGTTTTATGTTGGCATTCATTAACATaatgtggttcaatgtcatcgctaagtatgatgtcagtagctactaTGTATGTAAATGTATCATTGACGATCACCTCATTCTGAttcaaaacctcatccaatactacGTAGTGgatcgaaatctcacgattctcgggaggtcgGATTGTCTCATCTAAGCCATCACTGTAATCTAAAATAACCTCATGTGTTGGAACAGACGAGTGAGCGatggtcggattcaaactagggttACTAGTTGGTGCCAATCTCTTTTTTTAGGGTTGTGAATCATTTGAACCAAGGGATCTGCCATGATTTAGGGTTGAagtagatgattggctagccaccaATGTACCAGGATGCGTGGAAGGTGCGGCCTCCCCACCTTTGAGAACCGTCCAGCCTTCCCAGGCGATGTTATGACGTACGCGgggtacgtctatccttgcaagTGCGCTTGCAgtaggtatatgtgatcttgtcactttagctagattaaTAAAAGCATCTGACATGGTTTGAGCAATGCTCTAAAGATATATAATTTTTGTacctcagtttcagactggGTAGTacagggatctaaatgagacatagtgggtgCATACCACGACAATTCACGACATTCTCTAGGAACGTTAGCATGCGTATATCCCCCTaatgacgggaagactgtctcatcaaagtgataaTCCGTAAAAACATGCAgtaaagagatctcctgtcaagggCTCTAAGTGACGAAtaattgatggcgaatcataaccaacatagatTCCTATTTTTCTTTGAGGACACATTTTGGTGCGTAGTGGTGGCGCTATTGGCACATAGACTGTGCACCCAAACACACGTAAATGCGAGACTTCAGACTCATATCCAGTAACCAATTGTAACGGTGAACGAGGTTGGGTAGCGATGGGCCTTAGGAAGACCAGCATAGTTGCGTttaatattgcatagccccaggCAGGTACCGGTAATTTAGTTCGcataaccaaagtccgagctatcaattgaaagcgctttatgaaagcttatACCAggcgttttgggtgtgaacaagGGGTACAAGATGTTCGATGTCAATCcttactgacatgcaataatcgtcaaaagtttGTTGCGTAAACTCTCCAGCGttatccagtcgaatcgacttgatcggataatcaaggTGGTAAGCCCTTAGCTTAATAATTTATACTAAGAGTTTCACAAATGCAATGTTGCGTGTGGATAATAGGAAAACATGTAACCATCGTGtcaatgcatcaaccaacaccataaagtatctaaatggttcgcatgttggttggataggtccacaaatatccccttgaatcctctgaagaaacttaggggggttgtgaataatctttgtatgtgagggttgagtattcaacttccccaaAGAACACGTTTTGCATGGCGGGAATCCAACGGAGAGATGTAAATGATGcccatgtgatgatttgaggatacgacgCATCATATCACGTTCGGGATGTCCCatacgatcatgccaaagcagcAAAGTGCTCTGGAACTTAGGCACAAGGTCGGCCACATGGTGGGCTTCTATGCCGCGAATGGTTGTTATGTATAACCCATTCGAAGGAtgttccaacttctcgtgaatatgcttctggccataCTCGTAAGAAGTGAtccaaagaaattcagaaccattcttttcagtggtttcaatatgatattgattatctcgaatatctctaaaactcagcaacgttcttccAGATCGTGGAGAATAGAGGGCATCTTTAATGGTTAAGgatgtaccattagacaacatgatacaGGCCTTTctgtatccttcaatcaggttggaagagcttgagagAGTCGTCAAAGGTGctttcttaggtacgaagttagtaaaatagtgtcgctTACGCAATATGGTGTGTGTGGTAGCACTATCAGcgagacaactaacttccccactaaacatacatagaaataaattgattgaattggtcacatgcatatatataattctattcattcaattaatcaattcgatAAGTAATATCTATAAAATAATTATccagaattaaaaataaaccaaaaccaaacaagttattccaaatacttagaaaaattgtccaaaattaaaccataaacctaaaaaTTAGGGGGGGGACCGGCCAGTCCTAGTGGGTTCAACCACTAGGGGTAAAACACCATAAAATATGTCAGTTTTTattaggtattatttatatttaatttaaataaaaatatttaaaataatttctgaccgctcaatgtacgatgaacgaacaagATTAATAGATTCCCGGGATCTtcataaagaggatccggattcaAAAGCCAACAGATTGTGGGGCTTGTCCCCCTCACAACTGCTTGTAGACACTTATCCTAATCTGTCTTCCCCCCAGTTTAGCAGTCCCCGTTTCGAGCATCCGTATCACCGAGTAGTTGCCTCAAACTCTTCTAAGACCTATTCCTTGCTTCTCATGTGCTATCCTCTATAGACAGGCTACTGAAAAATCTTTATATGCAGAGTTTTGCTAAGAATGGGTTGAGCGGACCTGTAGACTTCTAAAACTGAGCTCACCACGAACCCCTCTGTCAGGGTAATGCATCAGAGATGATCCTCTGCTCATGAGAGCAGTCGGATCTTTGAATATGTTCTGGGGTCTAATGCTGGCGACTCTCCAGGCGGTCCTACGAGACGCTCGGTCGTCACCTTGGTTTTCACTTTCAAAGCTGATGCTCTTACATGGTATTAGAAAAAGACTCCCAAGTGACAAAACATGCTATAGAATGGTTAAATTTTCATCattgttttttaatttccacTTATTTAtctaccataaaaaaaaaaaaaattaaccatgaTAATTTTGCATAACAAATTTATATTTAGAGAGAGATGGTAATGCTAGCCCAATCGAGGTCTCAAGTATTCCTTGACTGGTGTGAGTGTGTTTCTTTATTATTCTCGACTCATTTTTTCAACACATAACATTGTACTATTAAATTAAAACGTCACGTGACCGTACACCCGTTCTATATAAGTTGTTTTCCTCTTATTGGGCCTGGTGTATAGCGTATACATAAATTTCCCAAGTAAATATTGTATGCTTGTATCTAAAGTGGCATTCCTTGCAATGTTTGCAAAAGTTGTGATTTCCTACGCTGTTAGAGGTAGCTCAAGTAATGAGGGCCGGTATGTAGGAATATGCTAGGTCAAAAGTTAAATTCTCTTCCATTATAACCAAAATGAATATGTGGTATTTCCACATAAACATTTGCTGAAAAATGTCGGTCAAATATTTTGGATCTTCATGCAACAACTATTTGCTTATAAAAAGTTTGATCCAATAAAATTGGACATGGACATCCCTGCCTGCTAGCAGAAAATACATACACAGAGAAACCTCAAACCACACGTTTATTTATTGTCCATCATCAATGAGAATAGAGCGCAGATACTGAGATACATAAACCATAAACGAAGTAGAGAACTCGGAGAAATAGTTGCTGGATCACTAATTTCACTTCAAGACACTGCAACAGATCAAAAGCCCAATCATTAAAACCAAAGAACGCTGGCTTAAACATTTGAAGATTACATTATTCATATACATTGTGCCTTgtataaatttgaaaaatcaGTTAAATTCTGCTAAAAGGGTAGCACAAGAAGACGACATCAGTGGAACAAAATATGTGTCAGACCATTACTGTTAATGCAGCTAGCAAAGAGATCAAACTTACTTGTACAAATAGGCGGCGATTCCTAAAATCAGAATCAGGAGGGTGATATCGATGCAAAAGTTCCGGCTAGACCTCAGCTATAGCAGAACGTTGATAAGGGTGTGAGGAGGTGATATCAATGTAACAGTTTCGGTTCATAcgtctaatttaaaaaaatgcacACAATGCATTTACCTTGACTATGGTATCCTTGAGTCTCACATTAGTGTTTTTAAGGTCAGCATTTGCCCTGTCAACCTGGAGTGGTGTCGAAATAGAGCTCAATTATCGCATTTAAACCACTTACCACTTGATGCAATCAACATCAAAACATAACAGGAAAATAAAGAGTTCACGATTTCCAAATAATGAAGTTTAGAGGTTTCTAATAGATGAACGAAAGAAAATGACTTAGAAGGCAGAGGGGTTACCTTATCATCTATTTCATCCATCAAGGGAACTTGTCTATCTATTTCCTGTACATAAAACATATACAATTTTAACAGTCACCATGCAAAAAATACGTGAATTGTTAATGGTATGAACAAACCTCATTCATGTCGCTGGCCATATTTTTCAATGTGTCCAATCCTTCTGCTATAACATCTAGACCTTGATCCTGAGTTAGAGTCAAATTAATATTCGATGTAAGATTGCAGCACGTACTATGTCAAGCAAAAGTGACCAACAATTCCAATCTTCAAGCCGTATTGCAAAGAGAATTATTTAACTAAATGGTGCAACAAAAGAATTTACAAGAGGAGCTTAGATTCCAGTCTCGCAAGTAAAGCATTTTAAGCATGTATCTAATAAGTGAATCAAAATGAGAACTTCACAAACAAGATCAGTAATTTTAATCACAGAGTAATTAGAAATCTCTACCACATCTCTCGTTACAGAGAAAGtacaataaattagaagcaCTACTCTGGATAGAACATGCCATACGAATACGTGCCTGTTTCATTCTTCGCATTTCATACTCCTGCCTAAAGCGATCCGACTCCTCAGTTTGTTGAAAGTACTCATTATCAGATCTCCTATCTGACATAATTTAAGGtattaagaaaagttaaaagTGATTTTAGTTCTCTTAACCATGGAAACTTTGGTCACAACCTTATGCTGATTGCATGATTACCTGAATTCGAGTCAATTTTGATTCCAGCGTACGGAGCTGAATCTGTCCAACCACCAGTTTGTTTAGCTGCAGTCGTTGATCCATCTGGTATTCCTTCTATCCTCTCTTTTAGTACAAATACTAACTCGCTTCGAGCCTCAAGGTCTTCTTTGGAAAGCCCTTTGACCTATGCATGGTTAATGATTGTATTTCATAATAATTAGTTATACACAAAGACGGCACAGAATAgtatcagaaaataaaatatatagggAATTGTAATTAGCACATCACAAATGTCATTATGCACCCCTCCCTTCTATATAACATACGGAAGAAATTGCGCTACGAGGAGTGTTAGTGTGCCAATAATATCTTTCAATAGACAATATTATGATCAACACACAAAATGCAACCGCCATATTACGTGTATAATATTTTAGTACTGATTCAGTATAGTATCCTAAATTTCTAACCAAATAATCAATTTCTCTTGTGGATTGATTGATGCAATGAAATCATTATTCACTAAATCCCAAACCAGtaagtattttttattgaaaacttGGAGCAAGTTGTAACATTTCTtggaaaccaagaaaaatgtTGAATATGACATAACTTAATTATA
Proteins encoded in this region:
- the LOC126628756 gene encoding syntaxin-71-like isoform X2, with translation MSVIDLITRVDAICKKYDKYNIDKQNELNNISGDDGFARLCGAVEADLDAALQKSEMVSTERNRATAVAMNAEIRRTKARLLEELPKLRRLAPKKVKGLSKEDLEARSELVFVLKERIEGIPDGSTTAAKQTGGWTDSAPYAGIKIDSNSDRRSDNEYFQQTEESDRFRQEYEMRRMKQDQGLDVIAEGLDTLKNMASDMNEEIDRQVPLMDEIDDKVDRANADLKNTNVRLKDTIVKLRSSRNFCIDITLLILILGIAAYLYNVLK
- the LOC126628756 gene encoding syntaxin-71-like isoform X1, whose translation is MSVIDLITRVDAICNKYDKYDIDKQKELNNISGDDGFARLYGAVEADLDAALQKSEMVSTERNRATAVAMNAEIRRTKARLLEELPKLRRLAPKKVKGLSKEDLEARSELVFVLKERIEGIPDGSTTAAKQTGGWTDSAPYAGIKIDSNSDRRSDNEYFQQTEESDRFRQEYEMRRMKQDQGLDVIAEGLDTLKNMASDMNEEIDRQVPLMDEIDDKVDRANADLKNTNVRLKDTIVKLRSSRNFCIDITLLILILGIAAYLYNVLK